A window of Rhododendron vialii isolate Sample 1 chromosome 11a, ASM3025357v1 contains these coding sequences:
- the LOC131307873 gene encoding protein PYRICULARIA ORYZAE RESISTANCE 21-like, which produces MAEKVTTMVLKVDLQCPSCYRKIKKVLAKFPQIRSQAYDEKQNTVTITVVCCCPEKIRDKLCCKGGKTIKSIEIKPPPPAPVCCGQCYKGIPWGPCYEGYGRPVPSYYGYGYGRNRACYGVSRCNEYFNEENTSGCTIM; this is translated from the exons ATGGCTGAGAAG GTTACAACAATGGTGCTGAAGGTGGACCTTCAGTGTCCTAGTTGCTACAGGAAGATCAAGAAAGTTCTTGCCAAATTTCCCC AAATTCGAAGCCAGGCTTATGACGAGAAGCAGAATACGGTGACGATCACTGTAGTATGCTGCTGTCCGGAGAAGATTCGTGACAAGTTGTGTTGCAAAGGTGGGAAAACAATCAAGAGCATTGAGATTAAACCGCCTCCACCGGCTCCGGTATGTTGTGGGCAATGTTACAAGGGTATCCCTTGGGGCCCATGTTATGAGGGGTATGGGAGGCCAGTACCATCCTATTATGGGTATGGGTATGGTCGGAATAGGGCTTGTTATGGAGTAAGTCGTTGCAATGAGTACTTTAATGAAGAAAACACTTCTGGTTGCACAATCATGTGA